The Oryza brachyantha chromosome 6, ObraRS2, whole genome shotgun sequence region CAGCACAGTCTATAATTGTGTTCTCTCTTGAAACATTGTAGGGTTGGACATATGGACTGGATGGAGTCCTCCTAAAAGCTACACGAATAGCAGGAATCAAGAACTTCAACAAAAATGTGAGTCCCAACTTTCTTTTGGAAGCTTGTGTTGTGTCCTTCTCAATTCCACAACCTGAACTCATGCAGTTATGCTTCCTTTTGGAAACAGGATTTTGGTCTCATTCCTATTAAAGTAGCCACATGGGGGCCATTTGTAGTGGCTAGATTCGATAATGGCTTCTCCAAAGAAACTGCTGATGACACAGTTGGAGATGAATGGCTGGGTAGTGCTTCAGATCTGTTGAGTAGAAATGGCATTGACACTTCACTGCCTCATGTTTGCAGGCGAGAATATATAATCGAATGTAACTGGAAGGTCTTATTGATGAACTGTCATGATGACATTttgattcaaaaaaaaactgaaaatacaACAGGCTTCTCTTAAGTATATGCTTATGCCCATTGGGTCCTTCTGATGCAGGTCTTTTGCGACAACTATCTGGATGGTGGCTATCATGTTCCATATGCACATGGAGCCCTAGCATCTGGTCTACAGCTTCAATCTTACGAAACacttgtatatttaataactcactttttttactgttttttttctttagtaatatttgttttattggtGATTTGTTGTCGAATAGACAGGTTTTAGTAGGTCAATTttctgttgttttgtttttgtgtagaaagaatcaattttaatttattattaacaatagagatattttgatttttgagacagaggtagtaccTTTTAGGATCTTCACATCTGACATGAATGCCTATAGCCGTTCTGCTTTATTTTCTCATAACTAGTTTGCTGTTCCGGGTGGATTGCTGATTAGCATGCATTTATCTCTTTGTAGACATATGAGAGAGTTAGTGTTCAAAGATGTGAAAGTGGCCAAGTAGAACAAAATGATTTCGATCGCTTAGGGACAAAAGCTACTTATGCTTTTGTTTACCCAAACTTTATGATTAACAGGTGGCTTCAGTATCCTTGTAAACTACTGTTCCGAATTCCCATTTTTCTTTATCATgcatacaaaatttgaaaacttccTTGATTTTCAGGTATGGCCCATGGATGGACACTAATCTAGTTGTTCCATTGGATGCAACCAGATGTAAAGtgatatttgattatttcctTGACCAGTCTCTTCTGGTAGAATCTATTTCCATATCTCGTTTTTTCACTACATATTATGTAACATATAGTCTCATTGCCATCAAATGGGAATGGTAGTTTGAGTTGCAAACATGAGTTCCCAATTGTTATATATTGCGGTAATTTTGTGCTCGTGTTTCGACTTGCATTGCAAACATACTATTAGTGCATCACTCTGAAACAATTGTCTGCTTTCAACTTGTCCAACGGCAAGAGTTTCTACCAATTTACTCATATACCACTTTTAGTAACCTGTTTTTGCAAATAAAGATTAGTTCAGCATAGGTCGACTAAATAGTTTAATGACCTGCAAGCATAGTGATGTCTTTGGTTAGATGTTGATGTTAGTTTCAGAGTTTATTCAGGTTCCCGTATGAAACAAGTAATGATTTGGTATATTTCTGTGTGCTGTAAATCTTTTCGATGGCTTGATCCATATTGAATATGCAGGACGACCAGAAATTCATTGATAGAAGCTTAAAAGACAGCGAGCAAGTACAggtatataagtatattaccATAATACTAATGTTTAACTGCAAGGTAGTTCAATCCATTGTTGACACGAATGACTGAGTTTATGTCAAGGCAGACACATTCTTTAAACTTGTCACTACAGGCTCACAGCACTACGTCAGTGTAAATTCAATGGTCTTCTAACAACACTGCCCTGATTAAGTTGCTTCCAGATGCACTTCGTGCTTTTCTCTTATTACAGTCATGTCTGAGGCAGAAACAGCATTGGTTTCCATGTCTGATGTATATATGTTAGCTTCTGGAGTacaactttatacacatacaCCATGTTGATATCTCATAGATGCATGCTATAAGACCATATTTTGTAGACATgttcatttcaaaaaaaagaaaaaaaaactagccaTAAAATATCACaagcaagaaaagaaagcagAGACTGCACACAGTGATAATTCCACTAGTTGTTGATATTTCAAGTTTATCTCTGAACATCGTGCGGTCGACCTGCAGATGGAAGACATTGCCCTCTGTGAAGGGGTTCAGCGGGGCCTGGAGTCACCCGCTTATAGCGTGGGAAGATACGCACCATCAGTGGAGATGGCCATGCACCACTTCCACTGCCTCCTACATGCCAATCTTAGTGGTGACGACTGGTGAGTGATTCCTATGTGCATATCTCATTGGATTTGTGCATCACAAAACTCGTGTGCATATCTGCAGCATTTTCATTACTTGCACATTGTAAAGTGAAAACACAGGATTGTAATCAAATCATTCTTCACACACTGTCAAAATCCATTTGTTGGCGCCTTGGTCTTGAGATATGTTGGTTTGCCTTGTGTGGAGCTGGTTAGATGCTATATGCAAATGGAAACAAATGTATTGGTCTGGTCAACTTCCTCATTTCAGTTCATACACAGCAGATTATCTATTCAAAATGTAAAAttgaagctggctaccaaatAGCTGCTACCCAATGCGATCAAAAAGGTCATTCGtgtaataagtttttttagcgatctatttataaataagttttcaaaaaaaatcataatgtCAAAATTGCATGCATACAACAATCTAGAATAACTTTGATGTGGCTTGTTTAGCTCATGAGTTGCTCGCTcgctagctcgagctggctcgttatacAAAACAAGTGAGCCAtccaaaacaagcaaaaacagtaACTTGGCTCATCTCATCGAGAAATTGAAACAAGTTGAGCCGAGCCAATGACATGACCATGGAGAAAATGACAACATTTATTAATAACTTCCAATGGAGAAAATGTTGTCAGCTACAACGTTTTGTCAAACGTCTAAAGGACATTTATCAAAAATCATACTGTGTTCATCACTTCTTAGGACTGCAGGTGCACACGGTGCACAATTCAATAACAGTTTTGCCATTTGAGATACAACAGTTGCTGATGCATTACACCTCAAAAAAATGCTCTATTGTTCATGACATCCCctacgtcaaaaaaaaaaacgcgaCTACCTAGACTGGAGATGCTTGAGTTGTGATCGGAAAATTACATCAGGGCATGGTCTACAAACTTCTGTAGTCAAGAACGGTAACTTCCTCGTCCGGAGCATCAAGGTCGTTATAACTGCAATCGAATTATGATCATAAATAAGTTGCCGGCTATCACACAGAAATTTAATGCATACAACTTTTGCcactacaataaaaaagcaGCAATATAACTGTTGGAAGTACATATGCAAGCTAAAGCAGGTTGTTTGGCTTGCGCTAAGCCCTGACCACCGTTTGTATGAGGGCAGAATATGGCACAATCAAGTAGGTAGAGCGAAACTTTTTTGGGGACATATGGTATGTAGAGAATAAATAGGATAACAGACATCATGAAATTCAATACTATGAATGAATAGTTAACCTACTAACCTTCGCAAACGACGAGGATCATGGCGAAAAGATGGAGGCATAGTTATAATTGGTGCAGGACCGCCCATCATTGGTCCTAGCACTCCTGCGTTGCCATGAGCAGGACCGTTCGGTTCAAATGGAGGTGGCGGCCCTTGCTCTCTCAACATATGCATGGCTATTTCTGGAGGTGCGGGAACAAATGGACCCAGCGGACTGAAAATCAAACCAACCACACTCATTAGCAGACCTTTAGACATCTATCAgaacaaaaatgaaatcatATCTTCTCACAGCACCTACCCAGCACCAGGAACAGGCATCAAAATTGGGGGAGCAGGGATTTCAGGAACAAAAGGAGCATTTGGACCTCGCCCACGGAAAGCATCAAACATCTGATCATCAGCGCCATCACGACTTGGAGAACGATCGCCTCTACTATATCTGCCTCCATCTCTCTCCGCCCTATCATATTCTCTACGATTGGCACGGTCATATCTCAGACGATTATCCATACCAGGTCTCTGTCTTGATTTGTCCTGCAAATCAGAAGTGTGACTATTGGTCAAGgatgtaaaaatgaaaattttaataaacatGAATGTGTCTGCAGTTTTCATCTGCACTcaaagagtaaatttcacaaaaccacaTGTATTATGGATCAGGTTTCAAAAAACCACAGGTTTTTTGGCATATGGCAAATAACTACATCTATTATTATCACAATAAAACCACAATTTTGACCATTGTGGATAAATCCCTTGAATAAGCCACTCTCTTTAAACCTTTCACATCAAGAGTTCTCCATGACACTGAACTCACCAGTTACGCCACAGTAAATGACTTATCATGCCTTTTTAGAACAATATTAACAATAGCTCTTTAAGAGCTCCTGAAAGGAAAATCTGTAGAGGAAAGGGGTGGATTGGTACATGGTCCACGTGTACACTAACTGGTAACCAAAAGGCAGACATACAAATTAACTATATCTTAAAAGGGAACTGGGCTTTACTGACAGGAAACAAACAACCATAACTACAGGATGCAGCCTGAGTAAGAGTAACACCGATTTTTGTTTGAAGATATAATGGTTAGGTACAGGTGTACATATATTGGTATGAAGTTATGTATGTAGTTCACGGTTAGGTACAGGTGTACAGCACATATCAGATATATTGGTATGTAGTTCACTTGTAGAGTTGTGCTGTTTTATTTAAGCAAGTAATGGAGATGAGGTTCTTACTGGTGCAGACTGTTGCATGACTGGGGTTCCACCAGGTGCATTAGGATCACTGTTCATAAAGAAACAACCATATAAGTAGCCCCTCTTAAAAAAAGTAGCATAGGTAGAAGATCATATGTACATACTTCATGTAATTTTGGAAATAAAGATCCTCTCGGACTTTGGAAGTCAACTCTATCACAAGCTCGGGATGCTTCAGCCTCAAATGCTTGTGTACAAACTCAGGAGCATGGAAAAGCTTTGTACAGCCCTTGGCTCCACAGCCATATTTCCATCCATACTTTTCATCCCTTATCTTCCTGACATAAGGTTCGAGAACTTCAACTGCTGCTGCATCGATTTTGTCCTTGGCTGCTAATATTACCATGGGGTCCTGACCAATCAGCCTTTCCTGCCAGAAAGTATCCAGCTTCTTTTCCCAATCAGCGGCATTGATATTAGTTGTATTAGACGCCTTACTGTCTGCTCTCACATGGCGAATGCCTTTTGGTTCATTTGCCTCAGACATGCCATAGTAATCAACACCATGAATGCGCCATAAATAGGTAAGAAGAGTATCTAGGAGCTCAACACCTTCAAGGCCTTTGACAGTAGTTAAGCCTCGGATTATAATTATAGGTCCCATAGATCCAATATGAGACTTGTCCACATCTGATTTGTCATGATCACCACTTGATAGGATATTCCCCACAATACCCTTCTCAGTGTCAAGCTTACGCACAAGGGCCAGAGCTTGTTCAATGTCAACTTGGACCCGTCGAGATTCAGAGCTTACTGGATGAGCCACGGGAGCACCAGAAAGAGGGTCTGTTTCTTTCGAGGAGATCCTACCATGCTTTCTCCTCTTGTCATTGTCTCCATCATCATCAGTGTTTCCATCACTGCCACTTGCTGCTTTACTTGCTGCAGCCGCAGTTATTCCAGGGCCACTGTTCAGCAGAATATCAAggtataaaaaagaaatccaaAAGATCATATCATAACACAAGCTGTGCAAACATAACTCACAGGTCCAGAGTTCCATTTTGCAAATCATGAAAGAAATTACTTGCTACTCCCTTACAACGTGCATTCCTACTGCATAATGGAAAAGCTGCAGTTAGACAAAGTTAACAAAAATGTGGAAGGCATTAAGATGAGCTGTACAGAAAAGGATATTGTTCCATAAGACAATTTCTACAACATTATTATGTTTGCGAGTGTGCACAGGGGAACAGACTCAATACAAAACCACTTGGTATTCAACTCCACCTGTCAATAACAGATGATAAATTGGTCGGATGGTATTTGTTTTTCAATCTGCAAAGCAAATGGAAGGACAGTTAAAGCAATTGGACCATCTGTATTCCTACTTGTGTACAGCTAAATCATTGACTTACAGCTCATCATTCTTGTGAATGTCAAAATAAGCACGTTTTTGGGTAGTGATGTACTCTGTCCTGTATTCTTGGTACCTTTTTAAACAGACATGGCATGTCAATACTAAACAAAAAAGACATAATCGGTAATTGTTCAACATTAATAAATACCGTCTCTCAGCTTCAGCAGGTAGAATATCATCCTCAAGAACTTGCATGAACTGTTTGTAGGTCATCAAGCCTTCCCTGAAAGGGTCATATAATTACATAAGATGACAGAAAAATACTAAAAGAAACTCATGCAAATGATAGACCAGATATCTCCTCAAAATAAATGGAGGGAATAACGAAaatatagaaagaaaaattgtTGAGTGAAAAAGAACATTCGAAAAGAAGTTTAATTGTGAGAACAGCTCAAATTCGTTTAATCTGCAATAGAAGTCTTCGTAGATCTGTTTCATTGCAAAAACAGTTCAAATATCTGGTTTAACAGGTATGCCTTCtgaacaaaattacaaaataacaaaaaaggTGATCCACCTCTCCCCTACAAAGATATGTACCATCTAACACGTGGCCTTCATGGCATGCACCAATTGTTTGTGGCTTGTAGTATTTATGATAGGTCATCCACCTCAGTCATATGTTACTTGGTGGTCATATGTAGTGCCGCTCATTGCAATGTTTAAGGCAAATTGATCACCAGGAACAACTATATTGGTTGAGCAAAAGATTCTcctaagaaagaaaaacatccTGAACAAGAAATATATTATCTGCCTTGGAAACATATAGGTCAACTAGCATATTACCCTTGCGTTGCAACGgtattttactaaaaaaaatatcattagcatgttattaaagtagagCTAATAAAAATGGTTTGATATAGGTCTTAGctatttttcctttcaaaaaataggagggagttgGTGTTATAGccttataggagtatagataatTGCTGGGCAGGGGGAGAGTTGTTGCACACTGACAAACGGACCTGCACGTCATTGACAATAGGGTGGATGAGTGTCTAGACACTGACAGAATGGGCCCGCACGTCATTCactctagtggtggtggcagtgaacaCTAGGATCTTTTAGTAGTATAGTAGATAACCTTCTCTAACATTTCAAGTTTTTCCTagatatttcatttttcttatgaaCTTTACCAACAAGAATTTCCAAGAACTAAGACAAAGCTTAAGCACATAAAAACACTAATGATGAATGTGACATGCACATAATTAGAGGGAACAACTGAATAAATATTCACTACTCCCCCATGTTGCCATTAAACATATTATCAGCACAGAACAACTGATATTCTTAGAAACTTGAAGCAGTCATTACATGGTTACATGTAATGGGCAGTGGGGTATACCAGTAATTTCTGCCCACCCATAAGCCAGTTTCAATTGTGGTCTTGATATTGTATTGGAGtaagaaattaaagaaaattctaaaattcctTCAGATGACAATTATGCGAAGCAAAGATAAGGAGAAACAGTGTAGTTGTTCATAACTTCCTATTCCATGAACCCTCATTTCCAGCAGCCAAATACAAGAAAATACCCTCACGTTTATTAATAGCATCACTAACAAAAAAAGCAATGATTCAACAGAATATAAATTAACCCCAAAAGGACTCCATAATAGATTACGATTTTCTAATTAGAAGACTAAACCTTAACAGGCTTCTGTAATTTTTCATGTTGCACAGGAGTCAATTCATTCATTTTGTTCTtctgaacaaaatacataaatTCATGAATTTATTGTGGCGAAGATTAAtacaagagagggaaaaaagaattcCTCACCTTCAGATTTCCCCTTAACAGTGTCAACACAATCTAACAGTCTTACCATCAAAAGGACAAGAATGTATAATGTTAACATGATAACATCAAATAGTTCACAAATGCATGTACATCAGAAGTGTTGTATTCCATAgtttttatcaataaatatatatttctgctAACATACCGAAcccaaaaggaaaaagaaatccACTACTCGAGATTCAAATGAAGCCTCTAAACCATTCTTCATAGTTAACAGATAAAGAATATTCTCATCAGATTCTCCATTTGATTGGATCCAAAAGCATATGTTTCTTCTGCCTTCAAAGTGTAGATGAATATGTAAGTGTATAACTGGGACATAGCCTTTTGTGGTGGCACTAACTGTAAATTGAGCACAAGGCTTGCTGGTGGCTAATAGCAGTAACAAGGTTCCAAACTATGTAATGCACTAGCAGTGAAGGATTTCATTCTGATAACTTATCTACAAGCTCACATTAGTCATAGGATCAGTCTGCTTTCAAACATCAAATGTGGAGAATTTTCTGAGAAGATTCTCTATCTGTTAACGATGCCTTACAGCATCTAGCAGTAGAAGGCTTAATTCGCATTTCCCAAGACTAGTGGCAATTAGCTCTAGTATTGTTCATCGCTCCAAGGTTACATTAACCAGGAGACAAAATCAAAGTGCCTGACAATCAGAAAGAGTAAACATAGTAAAGAAATAAATACCTTTGGGTAATCCCAGGACCATCATTGGATGCCCCAAACCCTGAATCAGGCCAATCTGgatataaaaattgaattgtCAGAAGATATTCACAGAGCAAATAGcaagaatttattttctaaataaggAGTGTTGAGTGCCAACGGAAGTACAAAACAGCAGCCGTGCATACACTTTGTCTTCATTGAGACGAGGATGTGTGGGAAGCAGGACCAAAGTAGCAGACAGTGATAAAACTATAGCTACAACTAGATTACACTAAACAAACAAAGAGCTAATACCATGTGGGGAGATTTGCAAACATGACACTCCAAACATGTGGCATTTGCAATTTTGACACTCAGAgtggatgacatgtgggtccatcTATGTCTATGAAATGTGGACCCAGTGTCAAATCTGCGAAACACACGATTGGGAGTGTCATTTTTGCAGCCCCTTCCAGTGGCCTTTCACTCAGAAGAAAATCATACTTAACATGGAGCAAAGGATGTGATAGTTATCACTAAAAAAATGTCGCCGATCATCAAAACCAAACTAATAAGGTGGGGAACTACACTTGAAACGATCAATTTTCCCTTTACCGTTCCCCCATGCTGTGCTACTCAAACAGCTTAATTTCGATATCACtatgaataaattataacCAAGGGGGAGAATCCGCACCTGCAGCACGATTCTGATACCTGCCATGGTATCGGTCGTCATCATACCCACCCCTTCCTCCGCCTCGCTCGTAATCATACCCATACCTGCACAACACAGCACCCAAGCACACGATGAAGCCTCAGCACTTCGACGACTGAGCACCAATCCagtaaaaattacaaattttgaCAAATGAGTGAGCAGGAACCCCCTCACCTCCTGTCACCGTATCCGTACCGTGGCGGGCTCCCACGGCCCCCACGGCGGTCGTACCCGTCGTCCCGCCGCGACCTCTtgaacggcggcgagggggatCTCCTGGACGGAGAGTGGCGGCGGCCACCCCGGTAAGACGGCG contains the following coding sequences:
- the LOC102701835 gene encoding choline monooxygenase, chloroplastic, producing the protein MAIAQSAAALPSASRAARPKPTRAAPSRVAASAVATPEPAPARRLVAAFDPAVPLASAVTPPSGWYTDPDLLWLELDRVFLRGWQAVGHIWQVKNPGDYFTGRLGNVEFVVCRDAIGELHAFHNVCRHHASLLACGSGQKTCFQCPYHGWTYGLDGVLLKATRIAGIKNFNKNDFGLIPIKVATWGPFVVARFDNGFSKETADDTVGDEWLGSASDLLSRNGIDTSLPHVCRREYIIECNWKVFCDNYLDGGYHVPYAHGALASGLQLQSYETLTYERVSVQRCESGQVEQNDFDRLGTKATYAFVYPNFMINRYGPWMDTNLVVPLDATRCKVIFDYFLDQSLLDDQKFIDRSLKDSEQVQMEDIALCEGVQRGLESPAYSVGRYAPSVEMAMHHFHCLLHANLSGDDW
- the LOC102702110 gene encoding serrate RNA effector molecule-like, which translates into the protein MADVIDPAFEAPRARRPPPDSPEDRSPPLPPPPPGGPPAAATRKRSRSPPPPPPPSSLPPPPPLGSSRPERYRDSHHRARGGGSSSPPPSYRGGRRHSPSRRSPSPPFKRSRRDDGYDRRGGRGSPPRYGYGDRRYGYDYERGGGRGGYDDDRYHGRYQNRAADWPDSGFGASNDGPGITQREGLMTYKQFMQVLEDDILPAEAERRYQEYRTEYITTQKRAYFDIHKNDELLKNKYHPTNLSSVIDSRNARCKGVASNFFHDLQNGTLDLGPGITAAAASKAASGSDGNTDDDGDNDKRRKHGRISSKETDPLSGAPVAHPVSSESRRVQVDIEQALALVRKLDTEKGIVGNILSSGDHDKSDVDKSHIGSMGPIIIIRGLTTVKGLEGVELLDTLLTYLWRIHGVDYYGMSEANEPKGIRHVRADSKASNTTNINAADWEKKLDTFWQERLIGQDPMVILAAKDKIDAAAVEVLEPYVRKIRDEKYGWKYGCGAKGCTKLFHAPEFVHKHLRLKHPELVIELTSKVREDLYFQNYMNDPNAPGGTPVMQQSAPDKSRQRPGMDNRLRYDRANRREYDRAERDGGRYSRGDRSPSRDGADDQMFDAFRGRGPNAPFVPEIPAPPILMPVPGAGPLGPFVPAPPEIAMHMLREQGPPPPFEPNGPAHGNAGVLGPMMGGPAPIITMPPSFRHDPRRLRSYNDLDAPDEEVTVLDYRSL